From Chromatiales bacterium, one genomic window encodes:
- a CDS encoding polyhydroxyalkanoate synthesis repressor PhaR — protein MGEQRLIRKYVNRRLYDTTQSRYVNLDDLRELITKGSQVKVVEQATGADITTPVLLQIIAETQRDNTPLLSAEFLATMIRLGALDRDPELPARLDRALKNLLDKQSPVAAGSGSSGNVSMAATAGYTV, from the coding sequence ATGGGCGAGCAGAGACTGATTCGAAAATACGTTAATCGCCGACTCTACGACACCACTCAAAGCCGCTATGTAAATCTGGACGATCTGCGGGAGCTGATCACCAAGGGTTCCCAGGTCAAGGTTGTAGAACAGGCAACAGGTGCCGATATCACCACGCCCGTGCTGCTGCAGATCATTGCTGAAACCCAGCGTGACAATACCCCTTTGCTGTCCGCTGAATTTCTGGCCACCATGATCAGGCTCGGCGCACTGGATCGTGATCCGGAACTTCCTGCCCGTCTCGACCGCGCACTGAAGAACCTGCTGGACAAGCAATCGCCTGTTGCAGCCGGCTCCGGAAGCAGCGGAAATGTATCAATGGCAGCTACAGCGGGTTATACCGTCTGA
- the dksA gene encoding RNA polymerase-binding protein DksA: MPAAKRPARKAKPSAKTKTASATAKTRSGTRRTGVKAAAAKGKVKPAARPAAKPATKPAKPAKKKAVAKPAKRAATSRAPAKNVSRTAARPSAGTAPRKAASKARAKSSALKSETYEYDPNALIHGIRPYKPKAGESYMNDAQLEHFREVLLAWKRELMEEVDRTVHHMQDEASNFPDPNDRATQESEFGLELRTRDRERKLLKKIASALARIDDKSYGYCEETGEEIGLKRLEARPVATLCLEAQERRELAERQYGERDDRHR; encoded by the coding sequence ATGCCTGCAGCAAAGCGACCGGCCCGCAAAGCCAAGCCTTCCGCAAAGACCAAAACAGCCTCTGCCACCGCCAAGACTCGTAGTGGCACCCGCAGGACTGGTGTCAAGGCGGCGGCAGCTAAAGGCAAGGTAAAACCGGCAGCAAGACCGGCAGCAAAACCAGCCACGAAGCCGGCAAAGCCGGCGAAAAAGAAGGCTGTTGCAAAGCCGGCCAAGCGTGCTGCCACCAGCCGGGCACCGGCAAAGAACGTGTCCAGGACCGCAGCGCGACCTTCAGCGGGCACCGCCCCGCGCAAGGCGGCCAGCAAGGCACGCGCAAAGTCTTCGGCATTGAAGTCGGAAACTTATGAATATGATCCGAATGCATTGATACATGGAATCCGGCCTTACAAACCCAAGGCCGGCGAAAGCTACATGAACGATGCTCAGCTTGAGCACTTCCGTGAGGTACTCCTGGCCTGGAAGCGGGAGCTGATGGAAGAGGTAGATCGCACTGTTCACCATATGCAGGATGAGGCCAGCAATTTTCCTGATCCGAATGACCGGGCCACGCAGGAATCCGAGTTCGGACTGGAACTGCGCACCAGGGACCGGGAACGCAAGCTCCTGAAGAAGATCGCGTCGGCGCTGGCACGCATCGATGACAAGAGTTATGGGTATTGCGAAGAGACGGGTGAGGAAATCGGCCTGAAGCGCCTGGAGGCCCGCCCGGTCGCGACCTTGTGCCTGGAGGCCCAGGAACGGCGCGAACTCGCCGAGCGGCAGTATGGCGAGCGTGATGACAGGCACCGGTAA
- the queF gene encoding NADPH-dependent 7-cyano-7-deazaguanine reductase QueF produces MNSNDSDQPVLETFQNPETARPYTIRMRLPEFTCLCPRTGQPDFAVLHLEYIPDKLCIELKSLKNYIWSFRDRGVFHEAVTNDILNELVRTVAPRFMRLSADFNVRGGIYTSIVAEHRQSGWQAEVPVRLPSREADQV; encoded by the coding sequence GTGAACAGCAACGATTCAGATCAGCCTGTTCTGGAGACCTTCCAGAACCCGGAAACGGCGAGACCCTACACCATTCGCATGCGCCTTCCGGAATTTACCTGCCTCTGTCCGCGCACGGGGCAGCCGGATTTCGCTGTACTCCATCTGGAGTACATTCCCGATAAGCTGTGTATCGAACTGAAGTCCCTGAAAAACTACATCTGGTCTTTCCGTGACCGGGGGGTTTTTCACGAGGCGGTGACCAACGATATCCTGAATGAATTGGTGAGAACGGTAGCACCCCGCTTCATGCGCCTGAGCGCGGATTTCAACGTCCGGGGCGGGATTTATACATCGATCGTCGCCGAACACAGGCAGTCCGGCTGGCAAGCCGAGGTCCCGGTCCGCCTGCCGTCGCGCGAAGCAGACCAGGTATAG
- the smc gene encoding chromosome segregation protein SMC, whose product MRLSKIKLAGFKSFVDPTTVHFPSNLVGVVGPNGCGKSNIIDAIRWVMGETSARHLRGDSMEDVIFSGSNSRKPVGSASIELFFDNSDGALGGQYASYAEISIRRMVSRDGISQYFLNNTRCRRKDITSLFMGTGLGPRSYAIIEQGMVSRLVDAKPEEMRSYIEEAAGISKYKERRRETESRIHNTRENLARLSDLRTEVEKQIRHLQRQAQVAERYKTLKQQERQLEAELLSMRLAELDQGLGAQRSELSARQTGLEAAIAGQRQVEADIERARARHVEVSDRFTAVQANYYSVQGEIARLEQTIAHNRESRERQLKELVGAQTELANLSTEVGRDTALVAGLALELADFEPRLEAIQREAEQAGEELRGSEAALADWQQRWHGFNLDVKEQQQLRQLEQTRLEHIGAHRDRLSRQLDSVEGERSSISVVDLEARLQVQLQNQAETLASLEAETRNLEEVERRLVAQREAERQLGADVLQLRGELESRRGRLDTLRAIQNTAFGNEEAVLGEWLAGTGLARRRRLVQELVADDRWTRAIETVLGDFLQAICVEDSTRHLSALPDTSLVLLDSGPPDGDAETAPGTLAAHVRNAGQLQGMLSAVRCANTLDEALTLRGSLKSGESVITPDGVWLGVHWLRISRGQRHVGMMAREQEIRALSDAVAEHEVRAELLSGNRIEARQEIEALEQRRLDAQSRLTEANRQSLEATAFVAGLQTELDRARQRLETLDQDSSTVQDELVSVGAAIDEARDRLVAAEAALAALEERRPGLRQEQDDLLLAYNRLRERTEDRRNAVAQTQIDYEGRRTAHGAAVAALERLVAQQRQLDQRMAMLRENISASEAPLQEFQQELDGYLARQLEIQQELNQQREELSAVESEVKTAELHRHELEKQVEASRELVEGLRVSVRELEVRREALAERFAATGIAMADMEGQLPENANAGEWDQRLQAVRASVERLGPINLAAISEFSEQSERKTYLDSQHADLSAALETLEHAIRRIDRETRTRFQETFDNINTGLKRLFPRLFGGGHAYLSLDGDDLLSSGVTVMARPPGKRNSHIHLLSGGEKALTAVALIFSIFELNPAPFCLLDEVDAPLDEANVNRFCDIVREMSGTVQFIVITHNKTTMEMVRQLTGVTMNEPGVSRLVAVDIDEAVKLAAS is encoded by the coding sequence ATGCGACTCAGCAAGATAAAGCTTGCGGGTTTTAAGTCCTTTGTGGACCCGACCACCGTTCACTTTCCCAGTAATCTGGTCGGTGTCGTCGGCCCGAACGGCTGCGGGAAGTCGAACATCATCGATGCGATCCGCTGGGTCATGGGTGAGACTTCCGCCCGGCACCTGCGGGGCGACTCCATGGAGGACGTCATATTCAGCGGGTCCAACTCGCGGAAACCGGTCGGTTCAGCATCCATCGAGCTGTTCTTCGATAATTCCGACGGTGCGCTTGGCGGCCAATACGCAAGTTATGCAGAGATCTCGATCCGCCGCATGGTCAGTCGTGACGGCATATCGCAGTACTTTCTGAACAACACGCGATGCCGGCGCAAGGACATCACGAGCCTGTTCATGGGGACAGGTCTCGGGCCTCGCAGCTACGCCATTATCGAGCAGGGCATGGTGTCCCGCCTTGTCGATGCGAAGCCGGAGGAAATGCGCAGCTATATTGAGGAAGCAGCGGGGATATCCAAGTACAAGGAGCGGCGCCGGGAGACCGAATCCCGTATCCACAATACGCGTGAAAATCTTGCGCGCCTTTCAGACCTTCGTACCGAGGTCGAGAAGCAGATCAGGCACCTGCAGCGTCAGGCCCAGGTGGCCGAACGTTACAAGACCCTGAAGCAGCAGGAGCGGCAACTTGAGGCCGAGTTGCTCTCGATGCGCCTCGCTGAGCTTGATCAGGGCCTGGGCGCGCAGCGAAGCGAGCTGTCTGCGCGGCAGACCGGGCTGGAGGCAGCGATTGCGGGGCAGCGGCAGGTGGAGGCGGATATCGAACGGGCGCGGGCCCGCCACGTCGAGGTCAGCGACCGTTTTACAGCCGTCCAGGCAAATTACTATTCGGTTCAGGGCGAAATTGCCCGGCTTGAGCAGACGATTGCGCACAACCGTGAATCGCGGGAACGCCAGTTGAAGGAGCTTGTCGGTGCACAGACCGAACTGGCGAACCTCAGCACGGAGGTGGGGCGTGATACGGCGCTGGTAGCCGGCCTTGCTCTCGAGCTTGCGGATTTTGAGCCGCGACTCGAGGCAATCCAACGCGAGGCAGAACAGGCGGGCGAGGAACTGCGTGGCAGTGAGGCTGCACTGGCGGACTGGCAACAGCGCTGGCACGGCTTCAATCTCGACGTAAAGGAGCAGCAGCAGCTCCGCCAGCTTGAGCAGACCCGGCTTGAACATATCGGTGCGCATCGCGACCGTCTGTCCCGGCAGCTGGATTCGGTAGAGGGCGAAAGATCATCGATATCCGTGGTTGATCTGGAAGCCAGACTGCAAGTGCAGCTGCAGAATCAGGCGGAGACGTTGGCAAGTCTTGAGGCCGAGACGCGAAACCTGGAAGAGGTGGAGCGCCGGCTCGTGGCGCAGCGCGAGGCAGAGCGGCAGCTGGGAGCGGATGTCCTGCAGCTTCGCGGTGAGCTGGAGTCGCGGCGTGGGCGTCTGGACACCTTGCGCGCAATCCAGAACACGGCTTTCGGTAATGAGGAAGCGGTGCTGGGTGAGTGGCTTGCCGGTACCGGGCTTGCGCGCCGCCGCCGGCTGGTTCAGGAACTCGTCGCCGACGACCGATGGACGCGCGCGATCGAGACCGTGCTGGGAGATTTTCTCCAGGCAATCTGTGTCGAAGACTCGACCCGCCACCTGTCTGCCTTGCCGGACACGAGTCTGGTGCTGCTGGATTCCGGGCCTCCGGACGGCGATGCGGAAACCGCGCCTGGAACCCTTGCAGCGCACGTCAGGAATGCCGGTCAGTTGCAGGGCATGCTGTCGGCGGTGCGCTGCGCAAATACCCTGGATGAAGCGCTGACGCTTCGCGGGTCGCTGAAATCCGGCGAATCCGTTATTACCCCGGATGGTGTGTGGCTTGGTGTGCACTGGCTGCGTATCAGTCGCGGGCAGCGCCACGTTGGCATGATGGCACGGGAGCAGGAGATTCGTGCCCTGTCGGATGCTGTAGCCGAGCACGAGGTGCGTGCGGAGTTGCTGTCCGGCAACCGGATCGAGGCACGTCAGGAAATCGAGGCCCTCGAGCAGCGGCGGCTGGATGCACAGAGCCGGCTGACCGAGGCAAATCGCCAGAGTCTTGAAGCTACCGCGTTCGTTGCCGGGCTGCAGACCGAGCTTGACCGCGCACGCCAGAGACTGGAGACCCTTGATCAGGACAGCAGTACGGTGCAGGACGAGCTGGTTTCTGTCGGTGCCGCAATCGACGAGGCCCGTGATCGACTTGTCGCCGCAGAAGCCGCGCTTGCCGCACTCGAGGAACGTCGGCCGGGCTTGCGGCAGGAGCAGGATGACTTGCTGCTTGCCTATAACCGTCTCCGGGAGCGGACTGAAGATCGCCGCAATGCGGTTGCACAAACCCAGATCGACTATGAAGGTCGCAGAACAGCACACGGTGCGGCGGTCGCAGCTCTCGAGCGACTGGTTGCCCAGCAACGTCAACTCGATCAGCGCATGGCGATGCTGCGCGAAAACATCAGTGCAAGCGAGGCTCCGCTGCAGGAGTTCCAGCAGGAACTGGACGGGTATCTGGCGCGTCAACTTGAAATCCAGCAGGAACTCAACCAGCAGCGGGAAGAGTTGTCAGCCGTCGAATCGGAGGTCAAGACAGCCGAACTGCACAGGCATGAACTTGAGAAACAGGTCGAGGCCTCTCGCGAGCTGGTGGAGGGCCTTCGAGTCAGTGTCCGCGAACTGGAGGTGCGGCGCGAAGCACTTGCTGAGCGCTTCGCTGCGACGGGAATTGCGATGGCTGATATGGAGGGCCAGCTTCCGGAGAATGCCAATGCCGGGGAGTGGGATCAGCGATTGCAGGCAGTTCGCGCGTCTGTGGAGCGGCTCGGACCCATCAACCTCGCCGCCATCAGCGAGTTCTCGGAACAGTCTGAACGCAAAACCTATCTGGATTCACAGCATGCTGACCTCAGCGCTGCGCTCGAGACACTCGAGCATGCCATCCGGCGTATAGACCGTGAAACGCGGACCCGGTTTCAGGAGACTTTCGACAACATCAATACGGGTCTGAAGCGGCTGTTCCCCCGTCTCTTCGGTGGTGGGCACGCCTATCTCAGTCTGGATGGCGACGACCTGCTCAGTTCGGGTGTGACCGTCATGGCCCGGCCGCCGGGCAAGCGCAACAGCCATATTCACCTGCTCTCCGGCGGTGAAAAGGCGCTGACGGCGGTGGCACTGATATTCTCGATTTTCGAGTTGAATCCGGCGCCTTTCTGCCTGCTGGACGAGGTCGATGCGCCACTGGACGAGGCCAACGTAAATCGCTTCTGCGATATCGTTCGCGAAATGTCCGGTACCGTGCAGTTCATCGTGATCACACACAACAAGACGACGATGGAAATGGTCAGGCAGTTGACTGGCGTTACCATGAACGAACCTGGCGTATCCCGTCTCGTGGCGGTGGATATCGATGAGGCAGTCAAGCTTGCAGCCAGTTGA
- a CDS encoding cell division protein ZipA C-terminal FtsZ-binding domain-containing protein has product MEELRWVLLLAAVLVLAAVFVWSRYRAKLARAIPASLRKTPAPSVRIEPELEPPGAAAASGTAPVVLPDKIVTIRLLCRDKRGFAGDELVLALRDNGLQHGRFGIFHHYPDDGVGSDAGTEPVFSVASLTEPGSFDLTRLRNDSFPGVSLFMGLPGPMDGVAAFDAMVATARSIAAQLEGDLVDEQGSTLSIQRERYLREEVIQFQHRQGRG; this is encoded by the coding sequence GTGGAAGAACTCCGTTGGGTTCTGCTGCTCGCCGCCGTTCTGGTCCTGGCGGCAGTGTTTGTCTGGAGCCGTTACAGGGCAAAGCTCGCCAGGGCCATCCCAGCTTCGCTGCGCAAAACCCCGGCGCCATCCGTGCGCATTGAGCCGGAACTTGAGCCTCCAGGCGCTGCCGCGGCCAGCGGCACAGCACCGGTGGTCCTGCCGGACAAGATTGTCACTATCCGTCTGCTATGCCGGGACAAGCGCGGCTTTGCCGGTGATGAACTCGTGCTCGCGCTTCGCGACAATGGACTCCAGCACGGCCGCTTCGGCATTTTTCATCACTACCCTGATGACGGTGTCGGGAGCGATGCCGGTACCGAGCCGGTATTCAGCGTGGCAAGCCTCACCGAGCCCGGTTCGTTTGACCTGACCCGGCTGCGTAACGACAGTTTTCCCGGAGTCAGCCTGTTCATGGGCCTGCCGGGACCGATGGACGGTGTTGCTGCTTTTGATGCGATGGTTGCGACCGCCCGATCCATTGCCGCACAGCTTGAGGGTGACCTGGTAGACGAGCAAGGCAGCACACTCAGCATTCAGCGTGAGCGCTATTTGCGCGAGGAAGTGATCCAGTTCCAGCATCGACAGGGGCGTGGCTGA
- the ligA gene encoding NAD-dependent DNA ligase LigA: protein MATKATPGQVRRAAELRQLLVAHNRQYYELDDPVIPDAEYDRLFQELLALERDFPDLATIDSPTRRVGGAVASGFAEIVHGVPMLSLDNAFSDQDVTDFDRRVRERLGRETVVYSAEPKLDGVAISLTYEQGLLVRAATRGDGAVGEDVTHNIRTINSVPLKLHGERVPERMEVRGEVYMPREGFLALNKRAVQSGDKLFANPRNAAAGSLRQLDPLVAARRPLELFAYGVGLVTGGELPERHSETLRMLAGWGLPICSEVAVLSGADACLRYYRDLSARRHALAFDIDGVVYKVDDYAGQQELGFVARAPRWAIAHKFPAEERSSRVEAIDFQVGRTGALTPVARLNPVFVGGATVSNATLHNFADLHRKDVRVGDTVVVRRAGDVIPEIVSVVLERRPAGTSEVAVPVSCPVCGSEVVQTEGQVVVRCSGGLVCPAQRKQALRHFASRRGMDISGLGDQLIDQLVDSGLVRTAADLYRLDSAGLSSLDRMGERSAEKLIAAISRSRKTTLARFLYALGIPEVGDATSRLLASYFGSLEKLAGASEDQLQAVPDIGPVMAAGIAAFFRQRDNRTIVDELRASGVGWDDLPAPEHSNQSLRGQSFVLTGTLAAMGRDEAKAKIESLGGKVSSSVSARTTYLVCGENPGSKLARAVSLGVQVLDEPALLALLR from the coding sequence ATGGCAACGAAGGCGACCCCGGGACAGGTGAGACGTGCAGCCGAGCTGCGGCAGCTGCTTGTCGCACACAATCGTCAGTATTACGAACTCGACGATCCGGTTATCCCGGATGCGGAATACGATCGACTGTTTCAGGAACTCCTGGCACTGGAACGCGATTTTCCCGATTTGGCGACGATTGATTCACCAACCCGGCGCGTCGGCGGGGCAGTGGCCAGCGGGTTCGCCGAGATCGTTCACGGGGTGCCAATGCTGTCGCTGGATAACGCCTTCAGCGATCAGGATGTCACGGATTTCGACCGGCGGGTCCGCGAACGGCTTGGCCGTGAAACAGTAGTCTATTCGGCCGAGCCCAAGCTGGATGGTGTTGCCATCAGCCTGACTTACGAGCAGGGACTTCTGGTGCGAGCGGCCACGCGTGGCGATGGGGCTGTTGGCGAAGACGTGACACATAACATCCGGACCATCAATTCGGTGCCATTGAAGCTGCACGGGGAGCGCGTTCCGGAGCGCATGGAAGTTCGCGGTGAGGTTTACATGCCGCGCGAGGGCTTTCTGGCACTCAACAAGCGGGCCGTGCAGTCGGGTGACAAGCTCTTTGCCAATCCGCGCAATGCTGCGGCCGGCAGTCTCAGGCAACTGGATCCTCTGGTGGCAGCCCGGCGACCGCTTGAATTGTTTGCCTATGGCGTTGGCCTCGTGACCGGCGGTGAACTGCCGGAGCGGCATAGTGAGACGCTGCGCATGCTGGCCGGGTGGGGCCTGCCGATCTGCTCTGAGGTTGCGGTGCTCAGTGGTGCCGACGCCTGTCTGCGGTACTACCGTGATCTGTCAGCGCGTCGTCACGCTTTGGCTTTTGACATCGATGGCGTGGTCTACAAGGTCGATGACTATGCGGGTCAGCAAGAACTGGGCTTTGTGGCGCGCGCCCCGCGGTGGGCGATTGCGCACAAGTTTCCCGCTGAAGAACGGTCGAGTCGCGTCGAGGCGATCGACTTCCAGGTCGGACGAACCGGCGCACTGACCCCCGTTGCGCGCCTGAATCCGGTCTTTGTCGGTGGGGCGACAGTCAGCAACGCGACCCTGCACAATTTTGCCGACCTGCACCGCAAGGATGTGCGCGTCGGTGACACGGTCGTGGTGCGCCGGGCGGGTGATGTGATTCCCGAGATCGTCTCGGTAGTTCTTGAGCGCAGACCCGCTGGGACCAGTGAGGTCGCCGTTCCCGTCAGCTGCCCCGTGTGCGGGTCCGAAGTGGTTCAGACAGAAGGCCAGGTGGTCGTTCGCTGCAGCGGCGGGCTTGTCTGTCCCGCGCAGCGCAAGCAGGCGCTGCGTCATTTCGCGTCACGGCGGGGGATGGATATCAGCGGTCTTGGTGACCAGCTCATCGATCAGCTTGTCGACAGTGGTCTGGTCCGGACTGCCGCCGATCTCTACCGTCTCGACAGTGCCGGGCTCAGTTCACTGGACCGCATGGGCGAGCGCTCTGCAGAGAAGCTGATTGCTGCCATTTCGCGCAGCCGGAAGACCACGCTTGCACGTTTTCTGTACGCGCTGGGCATTCCGGAAGTTGGTGATGCCACCAGTCGCCTGCTGGCCAGCTATTTTGGCAGTCTGGAGAAACTTGCTGGCGCCAGTGAAGACCAGTTGCAGGCGGTGCCCGATATCGGTCCGGTAATGGCGGCAGGAATTGCTGCCTTTTTCCGGCAGCGGGACAACCGGACAATTGTCGATGAATTGCGTGCGTCGGGCGTTGGCTGGGATGACCTTCCTGCGCCGGAGCACAGCAATCAGTCGCTTCGTGGCCAGAGCTTTGTCCTCACCGGTACGCTTGCGGCGATGGGCCGTGATGAGGCCAAAGCGAAAATCGAGTCGCTCGGTGGCAAGGTCAGCAGCAGCGTGTCAGCCCGTACCACATATCTTGTATGTGGCGAGAATCCCGGTTCGAAGCTGGCCCGGGCTGTTTCGCTCGGTGTACAGGTGCTGGATGAACCGGCATTGCTGGCTTTGCTGCGATAA
- the glgP gene encoding alpha-glucan family phosphorylase, producing MTGQQFPLHVQARLPERIERLNDLASNLWFSWHRPTRQLFDTLDRSLWWRTGRNPKVFLRCIDQSILELAARNDTFLGAYRRAVAEYDSYLEQKVEGYEPAGLDQDNLIAYFCAEFGYHESFPIYSGGLGILAGDHCKTASDLRLPFVAVGLLYRQGYFNQRIDEHGQQIAEYGCIEAYDAPVQATRDAAGKEVVVHCQIDGRQVAVKVWQAGVGRINVLLLDTDLVQNEPTDRQITRQLYGGDSQLRLQQEIILGIGGVRALRAAGLAPQVWHINEGHAAFQVIERVRELVVGGLVFDAAIEVVAANTVFTTHTPVSAGHDVFGPESVLNHFRTLVPELGITEEAFLNLARENSSHPGFNMTRLALRGSRHVNGVSRLHGRVTSNICAGAWPEVPAAENPVGYVTNGVHVPTFMQKEWSDLLEQNLGPSWRYQITDRELLSKIDDIPDGRFWYVNQQVKAAMLYGLRERLRRQHSRNQLSEAHVHRLLKYLDPERPDVLTIGFGRRFATYKRATLLLQDLGWLKQIVDTDERPVVFVFAGKAHPADMPAQELLKELHRVSQLPEFSGKLLIVEGYDMGLGRMLTSGVDVWLNTPVYPMEASGTSGMKAAINGTVNVSVLDGWWAEAYDGENGWAIPPSPRSDDTAERDWHDARTLYEILQDEVIPLYYARDERLGYSPGWVRKCKRSMSTILPNFNMNRVVHDYAGLFYAPAAQRGKLMSADGYAAALTLADWKKRVHEAWPGVSLRLAAPVGQRIDFNEPVTVEVDVVLHGLAPEDLRLECLLTRELCSELTVSVKRFAERGAAERGTRIVGNDHAYVEIFEPAGAADSEGVQRYRVVFRPPWCGALNLEIRAVPWHVHLAHPYEMGLMRWM from the coding sequence ATGACCGGACAACAGTTTCCTTTGCATGTACAGGCCCGATTGCCGGAGCGCATAGAGCGCCTGAATGACCTGGCTTCCAATCTCTGGTTCAGCTGGCATCGGCCAACGCGCCAGCTTTTCGATACTCTCGACCGGAGCCTGTGGTGGCGGACCGGCCGGAATCCGAAAGTATTCCTGCGCTGTATTGACCAGTCGATTCTGGAACTGGCAGCCAGGAATGACACTTTTCTGGGCGCTTATCGTCGCGCGGTTGCCGAGTATGACTCGTACCTCGAACAGAAGGTCGAAGGCTACGAGCCGGCTGGCCTGGATCAGGATAACCTCATCGCCTATTTCTGTGCCGAGTTCGGCTACCACGAGAGTTTTCCGATTTATTCAGGTGGTCTCGGAATTCTCGCTGGCGACCATTGCAAGACGGCGAGTGATCTGCGCCTGCCTTTCGTCGCCGTCGGCCTGCTTTATCGGCAGGGTTACTTCAATCAGCGGATCGACGAGCATGGTCAGCAGATCGCCGAGTATGGCTGTATCGAGGCCTATGACGCACCGGTTCAGGCTACCCGCGATGCGGCAGGCAAAGAGGTCGTTGTTCACTGCCAGATCGACGGCCGCCAGGTCGCGGTCAAGGTCTGGCAGGCGGGAGTAGGGCGCATCAATGTTCTGCTGCTCGACACGGACCTTGTACAGAATGAGCCGACCGACCGGCAAATCACCAGGCAGCTCTATGGTGGCGACAGCCAGCTCCGGCTGCAGCAGGAGATCATTCTCGGCATTGGCGGTGTGCGCGCCCTGCGGGCTGCCGGATTGGCTCCACAGGTCTGGCATATCAATGAGGGACATGCTGCATTTCAGGTCATTGAACGGGTGCGCGAACTGGTCGTTGGCGGCCTGGTGTTTGACGCGGCGATTGAAGTCGTGGCGGCAAATACGGTATTCACGACGCACACGCCGGTATCGGCCGGGCATGATGTATTTGGTCCTGAGTCGGTCCTGAACCACTTTCGTACTCTGGTGCCCGAGCTGGGTATCACCGAAGAGGCGTTCCTGAATCTGGCGCGGGAGAACAGTTCGCATCCCGGTTTCAACATGACCAGGCTTGCACTGCGCGGATCGCGGCACGTCAATGGCGTCAGTCGGCTCCATGGCCGGGTGACGTCGAATATCTGCGCGGGGGCGTGGCCGGAAGTGCCGGCAGCCGAGAACCCGGTCGGCTATGTGACCAACGGCGTTCACGTTCCGACTTTCATGCAGAAGGAATGGTCAGATCTGCTGGAGCAGAATCTCGGACCGTCATGGCGATACCAGATCACTGATCGCGAGCTGCTCAGCAAGATCGACGACATTCCAGACGGGCGGTTCTGGTACGTCAACCAGCAGGTCAAGGCCGCGATGCTCTATGGTCTTCGCGAGCGTTTGCGTCGCCAGCACAGCCGCAATCAGCTGTCCGAGGCGCATGTGCACCGGTTGCTGAAGTACCTGGATCCGGAGCGCCCCGATGTACTGACGATCGGCTTCGGGAGACGTTTTGCCACCTACAAGCGAGCAACCCTGCTGTTGCAGGATCTTGGCTGGCTGAAACAGATCGTTGATACCGATGAACGCCCGGTGGTATTTGTTTTTGCCGGCAAGGCGCACCCTGCTGATATGCCGGCACAGGAACTCCTGAAGGAGTTGCACCGTGTCAGTCAGCTGCCAGAGTTCTCGGGAAAGCTGCTCATTGTTGAAGGCTATGACATGGGCCTCGGCAGAATGCTGACTTCAGGTGTTGATGTCTGGCTGAATACACCGGTCTATCCGATGGAGGCCAGTGGCACTTCCGGCATGAAGGCGGCGATCAACGGAACTGTCAATGTCAGCGTTCTCGATGGCTGGTGGGCCGAGGCCTATGACGGAGAAAATGGCTGGGCGATTCCTCCCTCGCCACGCTCCGATGATACGGCCGAGCGGGACTGGCACGATGCCCGGACCCTCTATGAAATCCTCCAGGATGAAGTGATACCGCTCTACTATGCGCGTGACGAGCGCCTCGGTTATTCGCCTGGCTGGGTACGCAAGTGCAAGCGCTCGATGTCGACCATTCTGCCCAACTTCAACATGAATCGCGTTGTTCACGACTACGCAGGGCTCTTCTACGCGCCGGCAGCGCAGCGCGGAAAGCTGATGAGCGCAGATGGTTATGCGGCGGCACTGACGCTGGCTGACTGGAAGAAACGCGTGCATGAAGCCTGGCCTGGCGTCAGTCTGCGACTGGCAGCACCTGTCGGGCAGCGTATCGATTTCAATGAGCCGGTTACCGTTGAAGTGGACGTGGTGCTTCATGGCCTGGCGCCGGAAGACTTGCGCCTTGAATGTCTGCTGACGCGCGAACTCTGCTCTGAACTGACGGTTTCAGTGAAACGTTTTGCAGAGCGCGGTGCTGCAGAGCGCGGCACGCGGATCGTGGGCAATGACCATGCCTACGTGGAAATCTTCGAGCCGGCGGGTGCGGCCGACAGTGAAGGTGTGCAGCGCTATCGCGTGGTCTTTCGTCCGCCGTGGTGTGGGGCACTGAATCTGGAGATCAGGGCGGTTCCCTGGCATGTGCACCTCGCGCACCCCTATGAAATGGGACTCATGCGCTGGATGTAG